In Dolichospermum flos-aquae CCAP 1403/13F, the following proteins share a genomic window:
- a CDS encoding thylakoid membrane photosystem I accumulation factor, protein MNSIKWLFLQTQIITNWKRLVSKCLLLLVCLFVISMQPALAGIKDDRYDGNIFVIYAGNGSLVPSKETLAQTLAEHKPAIVTFYTDDSSDCKKYAPVVSEMQAFYGRATEIIPISVDTLLADKTYQPTEPGYYYGGSVPQVVVFDQSGKVVFNKKGQVPFEEIDDKLREVFDLLPRTESVELKRRSPREFSSQLEDQ, encoded by the coding sequence ATGAATAGCATAAAGTGGCTTTTTTTACAAACTCAAATAATTACTAACTGGAAACGGTTAGTGTCAAAATGCTTATTGCTGCTTGTTTGTCTATTCGTAATTAGTATGCAGCCAGCATTAGCAGGTATTAAAGATGACCGATATGATGGCAATATTTTTGTAATTTATGCTGGTAATGGTTCTCTAGTTCCTTCCAAAGAAACACTAGCTCAGACATTAGCAGAACATAAACCAGCGATAGTGACATTCTACACTGATGACAGTAGCGATTGCAAAAAATATGCGCCGGTTGTTTCCGAAATGCAAGCATTCTATGGCCGCGCAACAGAAATCATTCCTATCAGCGTTGATACTCTTTTAGCTGACAAAACCTATCAACCCACAGAACCAGGATATTATTATGGAGGAAGTGTGCCTCAAGTTGTAGTTTTTGACCAGTCGGGTAAGGTAGTTTTCAATAAAAAAGGTCAAGTCCCTTTTGAGGAAATAGACGACAAATTGAGAGAAGTATTTGATTTATTACCCCGCACTGAGTCAGTCGAGTTAAAACGACGTTCACCGAGAGAATTCAGTAGTCAGCTAGAAGATCAATAG
- the hpsJ-B gene encoding hormogonium polysaccharide biosynthesis protein HpsJ — translation MATNTSSNTSSNTSFLLQLIGIICILFFSVDCLFLLFPFQFTDKLWQVNLCRSLVDQGIIPLLGLGAILIAYWVNKSSGSSESSRSSSSGLKLPIFILSSLLGLIFLLIFPLHLSNVNQVKAEGLARIEKEAEQSENQVKNQLAQLQNQLGNDQVKASLEKQRAALKEQLRTQLNELVKDDEKYNQALSNSQLPEAQKDLLKQYKTNLNSLDNFIAQQTDPQKLATQRLNQIQTQTQQQLQKTEEDAWKELRTGINSLLLSIGYIVIGWRGLRGMGISKSSSRGLVAR, via the coding sequence ATGGCTACTAACACATCCTCTAACACATCCTCTAACACATCCTTCTTGCTCCAGTTAATAGGTATAATCTGTATATTGTTCTTCTCTGTAGACTGTCTATTTTTATTATTCCCTTTCCAATTTACAGATAAACTCTGGCAAGTTAACTTGTGCAGAAGTCTTGTAGATCAGGGTATTATACCATTGCTTGGTCTGGGAGCAATTCTAATTGCATACTGGGTTAATAAATCTAGTGGATCTAGTGAAAGTAGTCGTTCCTCGTCTTCTGGTCTAAAATTGCCAATTTTTATCCTCTCTAGTTTGTTAGGACTGATATTTTTGTTGATTTTTCCCCTACATCTGAGTAACGTCAATCAAGTAAAGGCAGAGGGGTTAGCACGGATTGAGAAAGAAGCGGAACAGTCAGAAAACCAAGTGAAAAATCAATTAGCACAACTCCAAAATCAACTTGGTAATGATCAGGTAAAAGCATCTCTAGAGAAACAACGCGCTGCATTAAAAGAGCAACTCAGAACCCAGCTAAATGAACTGGTTAAGGATGACGAAAAGTATAATCAGGCACTTAGCAATAGTCAATTACCTGAGGCACAGAAGGATCTACTCAAGCAGTATAAAACAAATCTTAACTCTCTTGATAATTTTATCGCCCAGCAAACAGACCCTCAAAAACTAGCAACCCAAAGACTTAACCAAATTCAGACTCAAACACAACAACAGTTGCAGAAAACCGAGGAAGATGCCTGGAAGGAATTGCGAACTGGTATTAATAGTTTATTATTGTCAATTGGTTATATCGTCATCGGCTGGAGGGGATTAAGAGGTATGGGTATTTCCAAAAGTAGTTCTAGAGGGTTAGTAGCTCGTTAG
- a CDS encoding ribonuclease D, with amino-acid sequence MPYLTAAREIRSLITEYTTAKTLWIDTEVADYKTRNPRLSLIQVLANPEDMTGNSVYLLDVLDKSDVIADFVERIMVNDAIEKVFHNAGYDVKYLGAKKAKNITCTLEMAKKIPVYLLPLPNYQLKTLATKLCNFHDINKQEQTSDWGKRPLTEEQIEYAYLDCIYLAQVHLRLLELEVNLKIDPIREDLSLLTARYIEIEQQQKILKSEFEHLQERVKQAMLVQNISETSSCKLTSYERKTIKTQFQELVDLVENQGVDLDFTITLTEDIRKNLGVNLEKLTVNVDINTYWKITPKNQEGEEY; translated from the coding sequence ATGCCTTATCTTACTGCTGCGAGGGAAATTCGTTCCTTAATTACTGAATATACCACAGCTAAAACTTTGTGGATAGATACAGAAGTTGCTGATTATAAAACTCGTAATCCAAGATTATCACTGATTCAGGTGTTAGCTAATCCTGAAGATATGACTGGTAATAGTGTTTATTTATTAGATGTTCTCGATAAATCAGATGTAATTGCTGATTTTGTGGAGAGGATTATGGTTAATGATGCTATTGAAAAAGTTTTTCATAATGCTGGTTATGACGTGAAATATTTGGGAGCTAAAAAAGCTAAAAATATTACTTGTACCTTAGAAATGGCGAAGAAGATTCCCGTCTATTTACTACCATTACCTAATTATCAATTGAAAACCCTAGCTACTAAACTTTGTAATTTTCATGATATTAATAAACAAGAGCAAACGAGCGATTGGGGAAAAAGACCATTAACTGAAGAACAAATAGAATATGCTTATCTTGATTGTATTTATTTAGCTCAAGTACATTTACGATTATTAGAATTAGAGGTAAACTTAAAGATAGATCCAATTAGGGAAGATCTAAGTTTATTGACTGCTAGATATATAGAAATTGAACAGCAACAAAAAATACTCAAATCAGAATTTGAGCATTTACAAGAACGGGTAAAACAAGCGATGTTAGTCCAGAATATTTCTGAAACATCATCTTGTAAACTTACAAGTTATGAGCGAAAAACTATCAAGACTCAGTTTCAGGAATTGGTAGATTTGGTAGAAAATCAAGGTGTTGATTTAGATTTTACAATTACTCTAACCGAAGATATTCGCAAAAATTTGGGGGTAAATTTGGAAAAATTGACTGTAAATGTTGATATAAATACTTATTGGAAAATAACGCCTAAAAATCAAGAAGGTGAGGAATACTGA
- a CDS encoding Mur ligase family protein, with protein MTVGKKIKVIDRLRLGFAVSMAKSVTFLVRSLGLGAASVLPGSIARRIEPRILELLSQQVKNGIIIIAGTNGKTTTALLLSTILERKGFRVAHNSTGANLENGLATALIDNANLLGNLNVDYAILEVDENIVPKVLKPLQPRIILCLNLFRDQLDRYGEVDSISKRWTKVIATLPTTTVVIPNADDPTLSYLGQQLPQKVLFFGLNEPENYLEAIPHAVDSIYCPSCGHALDYQGVYLSHLGDFTCPSCGFTKSQPALLSQDWSQILVGLYNKYNTLAAATAAKELGVDEVSIRDGINNFQAAFGRAEDLVIDGKRVRILLSKNPVGTNETIRVVTESTDKTTLLVLNDRTPDGTDVSWIWDVDTEKLVARGGTLIVSGDRVYDMALRLRYSQESLDSDINLIVESNLQQAIATALEHTPVNETLHILPTYSAMLEVREVLTGRKIL; from the coding sequence ATGACTGTAGGTAAGAAAATAAAAGTTATAGATAGACTCCGCTTGGGTTTTGCGGTATCAATGGCCAAAAGTGTCACGTTTTTGGTGAGGTCACTGGGTCTTGGTGCTGCTAGTGTTTTACCCGGTTCGATTGCGCGACGGATAGAACCTCGCATTTTGGAGTTATTGAGTCAGCAAGTCAAGAATGGGATAATTATCATTGCGGGAACAAATGGCAAGACGACTACTGCTTTACTATTATCCACTATTTTAGAACGGAAGGGTTTCCGTGTTGCCCATAATTCTACAGGTGCAAATTTAGAAAATGGGTTAGCAACGGCTTTGATAGATAATGCGAATCTGTTAGGAAACCTGAATGTAGATTATGCAATTTTGGAAGTTGATGAAAATATAGTTCCCAAGGTTTTAAAACCGCTACAACCTCGAATTATTCTCTGTTTAAATCTGTTTCGTGACCAGTTGGATAGATATGGGGAAGTGGATAGTATTAGTAAGCGGTGGACTAAGGTGATTGCTACTTTACCAACAACAACGGTAGTTATTCCCAATGCTGATGATCCGACTTTATCTTATTTGGGTCAACAGTTACCCCAAAAGGTTTTGTTCTTTGGTTTAAATGAACCTGAAAATTATTTAGAAGCTATTCCTCATGCTGTGGATTCTATTTATTGTCCTAGCTGTGGTCATGCTTTAGATTATCAAGGGGTTTATTTGTCCCATTTAGGAGATTTTACTTGTCCTAGTTGTGGTTTTACTAAAAGTCAACCCGCATTATTAAGCCAGGATTGGTCACAAATTCTTGTGGGTTTGTACAACAAATATAATACTTTAGCCGCAGCCACAGCAGCAAAAGAATTAGGAGTTGATGAAGTTAGTATTAGAGATGGAATTAATAATTTTCAAGCTGCTTTTGGTCGTGCAGAAGATTTGGTAATTGATGGTAAACGGGTAAGAATTTTATTATCAAAAAACCCTGTAGGAACAAATGAAACTATTCGCGTCGTCACTGAAAGTACCGATAAAACTACTTTATTGGTGTTGAATGACAGAACCCCAGATGGTACTGATGTATCATGGATTTGGGATGTGGATACAGAAAAGTTGGTAGCACGGGGTGGAACGTTGATTGTCAGTGGCGATCGCGTGTATGATATGGCTTTACGTCTGCGTTATAGTCAGGAATCTCTGGACAGTGACATCAATCTGATTGTAGAGTCAAATTTGCAGCAAGCGATCGCTACTGCTCTAGAGCATACACCAGTGAATGAAACTTTACACATTCTCCCCACCTATTCAGCCATGCTAGAAGTCCGAGAAGTATTGACTGGTAGAAAAATCCTCTAA
- the cofG gene encoding 7,8-didemethyl-8-hydroxy-5-deazariboflavin synthase subunit CofG, whose product MSLSSQNIVTYSPAYTIVPTYECFNRCSYCNFRTEPGKSPWLTLGEAKEIFLQLKKQNVCEILILSGEVHPHSARREAWFERIYDLCALAIDMGFLPHTNVGPLSWVEMQKLKTVNVSMGLMLEQLTPKLLSTVHRHAPSKLPQVRSQQLQWAGELKIPFTTGLLLGIGETEADWWETLAAISESYAHYHHIQEVILQPHSPGTVQTFDAPPFNPHQLPEIIAKVREILPADITIQIPPNLVKDENWLLACIAAGARDLGGIGPKDEVNPDYPHLQEQELRNILKSGGWELVPRLPLYPQFDDWLGAGLRQNVEEWRERFKL is encoded by the coding sequence ATGTCTCTATCTAGTCAAAATATTGTTACCTATAGCCCTGCTTATACTATTGTTCCCACTTATGAGTGCTTTAACCGCTGTTCTTATTGCAATTTCCGCACTGAACCGGGTAAAAGTCCTTGGTTGACTCTTGGGGAAGCTAAAGAGATTTTTTTACAACTTAAAAAACAAAATGTCTGTGAAATCCTGATCTTGAGCGGTGAAGTCCATCCCCATTCAGCCCGACGGGAAGCTTGGTTTGAGCGAATTTATGATTTGTGTGCCTTAGCAATAGACATGGGATTTTTACCCCATACCAATGTTGGTCCACTGAGTTGGGTAGAAATGCAAAAACTGAAAACGGTGAATGTGTCCATGGGGTTAATGTTGGAGCAGTTGACACCAAAACTATTAAGTACAGTCCATCGTCATGCACCAAGTAAATTGCCCCAAGTGCGATCGCAACAATTACAATGGGCAGGAGAGCTAAAAATCCCCTTCACCACAGGGTTACTTTTAGGAATAGGGGAAACTGAGGCTGATTGGTGGGAGACTTTAGCGGCTATTTCTGAATCTTATGCACATTACCATCATATTCAAGAGGTAATTCTCCAACCCCACAGCCCCGGAACGGTGCAAACCTTTGACGCACCACCATTTAACCCTCATCAATTACCAGAAATTATCGCCAAAGTGCGGGAAATTTTACCAGCAGACATTACAATCCAGATTCCCCCGAATTTAGTTAAAGATGAAAATTGGTTACTTGCTTGTATAGCCGCTGGAGCGAGGGATTTAGGGGGAATAGGTCCCAAGGATGAAGTTAATCCTGATTATCCCCATTTACAGGAACAGGAACTCAGAAACATCTTAAAATCTGGGGGCTGGGAGTTAGTACCACGTTTACCACTGTATCCCCAGTTTGATGATTGGTTGGGTGCAGGTTTACGACAAAATGTAGAAGAATGGCGAGAAAGATTTAAGCTCTAG
- the petE gene encoding plastocyanin, which produces MKSIAATLRRLSLAVLTVIVIFGSFAVFTPTASAETYTVKLGSDKGLLAFQPKQLTVKPGDTIEWINNKVPPHNVVFDSAKNPAHDKALATALSHTKLLLNPGQKQTTTFPADAPAGDYTFYCQPHRGAGMVGKITVEG; this is translated from the coding sequence ATGAAATCTATCGCAGCAACTTTGCGACGCTTAAGCCTAGCTGTATTAACAGTTATTGTAATTTTCGGTAGCTTTGCTGTATTTACCCCTACTGCATCTGCGGAAACATATACAGTTAAGCTAGGTAGTGATAAAGGCTTGTTGGCTTTTCAACCAAAGCAGTTGACTGTTAAGCCTGGTGACACTATTGAATGGATAAACAACAAAGTTCCTCCCCACAACGTTGTATTTGATTCTGCTAAAAACCCCGCTCATGACAAAGCATTAGCGACAGCTTTATCCCATACAAAGTTATTACTAAATCCCGGACAAAAACAAACAACCACTTTTCCTGCTGACGCTCCTGCTGGTGATTATACCTTTTACTGCCAACCCCACCGTGGTGCTGGCATGGTTGGTAAAATCACTGTTGAAGGCTAA
- a CDS encoding tetratricopeptide repeat protein: MKWQLLRHKHREVNRAFTIAMVTIFSGIICVSCSNNQDVLVTERGASSPNPQIGRTSKAGEFYVQGQTQHLKGNYQAAIAAYSKSISLNPQYAPAFKGRGLVYFDTGNKEGAIADYNQALGLNPQDAEAYNNRANAFVSIGDYRRAIADYNQAISITPKSAEVYNNRGNARANQGDKNAALEDYTQAIRINKEYAVAYNNRGNAYASRGEPQKAISDYNEAVRINPNFGAAFNNRGNAYAAIGDKRGALKDLQRAAAIFDKEGNKDLYQQAMKNIEELGK; encoded by the coding sequence ATGAAATGGCAGTTATTGAGACACAAACACAGAGAAGTAAACAGAGCATTCACTATAGCGATGGTTACTATTTTCAGCGGGATTATTTGCGTTTCTTGTAGTAATAATCAAGATGTTTTGGTGACAGAAAGAGGAGCAAGTTCCCCAAATCCACAGATAGGGAGAACCTCTAAAGCTGGGGAATTTTATGTTCAGGGACAAACTCAACATCTTAAAGGTAATTACCAAGCGGCTATTGCTGCCTATAGTAAATCAATTAGTCTGAATCCTCAATATGCACCAGCATTTAAAGGTAGGGGTTTGGTTTATTTTGATACTGGTAATAAAGAGGGAGCGATCGCGGATTATAATCAGGCATTGGGTCTAAATCCTCAGGATGCGGAAGCGTACAATAATCGTGCTAATGCTTTTGTATCTATAGGAGATTACAGAAGAGCGATTGCGGATTATAATCAAGCAATTAGTATTACGCCTAAATCTGCCGAAGTTTACAATAATCGAGGTAACGCCCGTGCAAACCAAGGTGATAAGAATGCGGCGTTAGAGGACTACACTCAAGCAATTCGGATCAATAAAGAATATGCTGTAGCTTATAATAATCGTGGTAATGCTTACGCATCAAGAGGAGAACCACAAAAAGCAATATCGGATTATAATGAAGCAGTTCGCATTAATCCTAACTTCGGTGCTGCTTTCAATAATCGCGGTAACGCCTATGCTGCAATTGGTGATAAACGGGGAGCATTAAAAGATTTACAACGGGCAGCAGCGATTTTTGATAAGGAAGGAAATAAGGATTTATATCAACAAGCGATGAAAAATATTGAGGAATTGGGGAAGTAA
- a CDS encoding UbiD family decarboxylase, whose product MARDLRGFIKILEERGQLKRISALVDPDMEIAEISNRMLQKGGPGLIFENVKGASFPVAVNLMGTVERICWAMNMEKPEELETLGKKLSMLQQPKPPKKISQAIDFGKVLFDVIKAKPGRDFFPPCQQVVVAGNDLDLNKLPLIRPYPGDAGKIITLGLVITKDCETGIPNVGVYRLQLQSQNTMTVHWLSVRGGARHLRKAAERGKKLEVAIALGVDPLIIMAAATPIPVDLSEWLFAGLYGGSGVNLAKCKTVDLEVPADSEFVLEGTITPGEVLPDGPFGDHMGYYGGVEDSPLVRFQCMTHRRDPIYLTTFSGLPPKEEAMMAIALNRIYTPILRQQVSEIVDFFLPMEALSYKAAIISIDKAYPGQARRAALAFWSALPQFTYTKFVIVVDKDINVRDPRQVVWAISSKVDPTRDVFILPNTPFDTLDFASEKLGLGGRMGIDATTKIPPETEHEWGEPLKSDIDIAAMVERRWQEYGLADLQLGEVDPNLFGYDMK is encoded by the coding sequence ATGGCGAGAGATTTACGGGGATTCATTAAAATTCTAGAAGAAAGAGGACAATTAAAGCGAATTTCGGCTTTAGTTGACCCAGATATGGAAATTGCAGAGATTTCCAACCGAATGCTGCAAAAAGGTGGCCCAGGCTTAATCTTTGAAAACGTCAAAGGTGCATCTTTCCCCGTTGCGGTAAATTTAATGGGGACAGTGGAAAGGATATGCTGGGCTATGAACATGGAAAAACCAGAAGAGTTGGAAACCCTGGGAAAGAAGCTGAGTATGCTTCAGCAACCCAAACCACCCAAAAAGATTTCCCAAGCCATAGATTTTGGTAAAGTGCTGTTTGACGTAATCAAAGCCAAACCGGGAAGGGACTTTTTTCCCCCTTGTCAACAAGTGGTAGTGGCAGGGAATGATTTAGATTTAAATAAGTTACCTTTAATACGTCCTTATCCGGGAGATGCCGGAAAGATTATTACGCTAGGATTGGTAATTACTAAGGATTGTGAGACGGGAATCCCCAATGTAGGCGTGTATCGGTTACAGCTACAATCTCAAAATACAATGACCGTACATTGGTTATCGGTGCGGGGAGGGGCGAGACACTTGCGGAAAGCGGCAGAACGTGGTAAAAAGTTAGAAGTAGCGATCGCTCTGGGTGTTGATCCTTTAATCATTATGGCAGCAGCCACACCCATTCCTGTAGATTTATCAGAGTGGTTATTTGCTGGATTGTATGGCGGTTCGGGAGTCAACTTAGCCAAGTGTAAAACCGTAGATTTGGAAGTTCCCGCAGATTCCGAGTTTGTTTTAGAAGGGACAATTACACCGGGGGAAGTTTTACCCGATGGACCCTTTGGCGACCACATGGGATATTATGGCGGTGTGGAAGATTCGCCTTTGGTGCGGTTTCAGTGCATGACACACCGCAGAGACCCAATTTATCTTACCACATTTAGCGGTTTGCCACCGAAAGAAGAAGCCATGATGGCGATCGCTCTTAATCGGATTTACACCCCCATTTTACGGCAACAGGTCTCAGAAATAGTTGATTTTTTCCTGCCAATGGAAGCGTTAAGTTACAAAGCCGCAATTATTTCCATAGATAAAGCCTATCCTGGACAAGCACGACGAGCAGCTTTAGCGTTTTGGAGTGCGTTACCACAATTTACCTACACTAAATTTGTGATTGTCGTTGATAAAGATATCAATGTTCGTGATCCTCGTCAAGTCGTTTGGGCAATAAGTTCTAAAGTTGATCCTACCAGAGATGTATTTATTTTACCAAATACTCCCTTTGATACTTTAGATTTTGCTAGTGAGAAATTAGGGTTAGGTGGGAGAATGGGAATTGATGCCACTACAAAAATTCCTCCAGAAACAGAACATGAATGGGGTGAACCATTAAAATCAGATATTGATATTGCTGCCATGGTAGAAAGACGCTGGCAAGAATACGGTTTAGCGGATTTACAATTAGGAGAAGTTGATCCGAATTTGTTTGGTTATGATATGAAGTAA
- a CDS encoding SRPBCC family protein, with the protein MLHFKHSSIINAPIEVVWKFHERPDILQILTPPWQPVQIVRREGGLSAGAITEFRLFLGILPLTWLARHTDYEEYRLFTDEQISGPFESWVHRHEFTEENGKTKLTDNITYSMPGGDGIEFISGWLVQTQLEAMFRYRHYVTKRECEK; encoded by the coding sequence ATGTTGCACTTTAAACATTCCTCAATTATTAACGCACCAATAGAAGTAGTTTGGAAATTCCACGAAAGACCAGACATACTCCAAATACTCACCCCACCTTGGCAACCTGTACAAATAGTCAGACGGGAAGGAGGACTATCAGCAGGTGCAATTACAGAATTTCGGCTTTTTTTGGGTATTTTACCCTTAACTTGGTTAGCGCGGCACACAGACTATGAAGAATATCGTCTGTTCACCGATGAACAGATATCTGGACCTTTTGAGTCCTGGGTACATCGTCATGAGTTTACAGAAGAAAATGGCAAAACTAAATTAACCGATAATATTACTTATTCTATGCCTGGCGGTGATGGAATAGAATTTATCAGTGGTTGGTTAGTGCAAACACAGCTAGAAGCAATGTTTCGCTATCGGCATTATGTGACTAAACGCGAATGTGAAAAATGA
- a CDS encoding RNA recognition motif domain-containing protein, whose translation MSIYVGNLSYEVTQDGLSEIFKEYGKVKRVQLPTDRETGKVRGFGFVEMESDAEEEKAIEALDGAEWMGRDLKVNKAKPREERSSFGGGNRSGGGGRSGGYGGGGGGNRY comes from the coding sequence ATGTCAATTTATGTAGGCAACCTCTCTTATGAAGTTACCCAAGACGGTTTGAGCGAAATTTTTAAGGAGTATGGCAAGGTAAAACGTGTTCAGCTACCTACCGACCGGGAAACTGGTAAAGTTCGCGGTTTCGGTTTCGTGGAAATGGAATCAGATGCAGAAGAAGAAAAAGCCATTGAAGCCCTTGATGGTGCTGAATGGATGGGACGTGATTTAAAAGTGAACAAAGCTAAACCTAGAGAAGAACGTAGTTCTTTTGGTGGTGGAAACCGTAGCGGCGGTGGTGGCCGTAGCGGCGGCTATGGCGGTGGCGGCGGTGGAAACCGTTACTAA
- the psbA gene encoding photosystem II q(b) protein: MTTTLQQRESANVWNRFCEWITSTDNRLYIGWFGVLMIPTLLAAITCFVIAFIAAPPVDIDGIREPVAGSLLYGNNIISGAVVPSSNAIGLHFYPIWESASLDEWLYNGGPYQLVVFHFLIGVFCYLGREWELSYRLGMRPWICLAFSAPVAAATAVFLIYPIGQGSFSDGMPLGISGTFNFMIVFQAEHNILMHPFHMLGVAGVFGGSLFSAMHGSLVTSSLVKETTENESQNYGYKFGQEEETYNIVAAHGYFGRLIFQYASFNNSRQLHFLLAAWPVIGIWFTALGVSTMAFNLNGFNFNQSVMDSQGRVIATWADVINRANLGMEVMHERNAHNFPLDLAAADVAPVALSAPAING; the protein is encoded by the coding sequence ATGACAACTACCTTACAACAGCGCGAAAGTGCTAACGTATGGAATCGCTTCTGCGAATGGATCACCAGCACTGACAACCGTTTATATATCGGTTGGTTCGGAGTATTAATGATCCCTACCCTCCTCGCTGCAATTACTTGCTTTGTAATTGCATTTATCGCTGCTCCTCCCGTGGACATTGACGGTATCCGCGAACCAGTTGCAGGTTCTCTACTCTACGGAAACAACATCATCTCCGGTGCAGTAGTTCCTTCCTCCAACGCTATCGGTTTACACTTCTACCCTATTTGGGAATCTGCTTCTTTAGATGAGTGGTTGTATAACGGCGGTCCTTACCAGTTAGTAGTATTCCACTTCTTGATCGGCGTATTCTGCTACCTCGGTCGTGAATGGGAACTTTCTTACCGCTTAGGAATGCGTCCTTGGATTTGCCTAGCATTCTCCGCACCTGTAGCTGCTGCTACCGCAGTATTCTTGATCTACCCAATCGGTCAAGGTTCATTCTCAGACGGTATGCCTTTAGGTATCTCTGGAACATTCAACTTCATGATCGTGTTCCAAGCAGAACACAACATCTTGATGCACCCCTTCCATATGTTAGGTGTAGCTGGTGTCTTCGGTGGTTCTTTGTTCTCTGCAATGCACGGTTCACTTGTGACTTCTTCCTTGGTTAAAGAAACAACCGAAAACGAATCACAAAACTACGGTTATAAATTCGGTCAAGAAGAAGAAACCTATAACATCGTTGCTGCTCACGGTTACTTCGGTCGCTTGATTTTCCAATACGCTTCCTTCAACAACAGCCGTCAACTACACTTCTTACTAGCTGCTTGGCCTGTAATTGGTATCTGGTTCACAGCTTTGGGTGTTAGCACAATGGCTTTCAACTTGAACGGTTTCAACTTCAACCAATCTGTCATGGATTCTCAAGGTCGTGTCATCGCTACATGGGCTGACGTAATCAACCGCGCTAACTTAGGAATGGAAGTAATGCACGAGCGTAACGCTCACAACTTCCCTCTAGACTTGGCTGCTGCTGACGTTGCTCCTGTTGCTTTAAGCGCTCCTGCAATCAACGGTTAA
- a CDS encoding metal ABC transporter solute-binding protein, Zn/Mn family: protein MSEKNLSTHLLKSTILGLMVGLSGCGNKPINTIYNTTNKNINNNLPFVVVTNSVICDLTKQVAGDTINLICLIPPGINPINYKPIPEDNQAIKNASLVLYHGYNFEPGLIKIIEEIKKPKLKIAVAKTMGVNSIQIRKNGKQIIEPHVWHNPINTIKMVEIINSSLVKLAPGNKNIYNKNTKKVTKEINQINSWIKGRLASIPDKNRKLVTTNSAMIYYVKAYDIPYSVNLGNVKNTGKLTDPKVKNLVREIQKYQVPTIFADTNTNSNLLAPVATAAKVKVFQRPLYIDGLGEPGSDGETYQKMMAANTRTIVEGLGGTYLKFEPKNSRNK from the coding sequence ATGTCAGAAAAAAACCTATCTACACATTTATTGAAAAGTACCATTTTAGGTTTAATGGTGGGTTTATCTGGATGTGGAAATAAACCTATTAATACAATATATAATACCACTAATAAAAATATTAATAATAATTTACCGTTTGTCGTAGTAACTAATAGCGTAATTTGCGATTTAACAAAACAAGTTGCTGGAGATACAATTAATCTGATTTGTTTAATTCCTCCTGGGATAAATCCCATAAATTATAAACCCATACCAGAAGATAATCAAGCCATTAAAAATGCTAGTTTAGTATTGTATCATGGTTATAATTTTGAACCAGGTTTAATTAAAATTATTGAAGAGATTAAAAAACCTAAATTAAAAATTGCCGTTGCTAAAACTATGGGTGTAAATTCCATCCAAATCAGAAAAAATGGTAAGCAAATTATTGAACCTCATGTTTGGCATAATCCTATTAATACTATCAAAATGGTAGAAATAATTAATAGTAGCTTAGTTAAATTAGCACCAGGAAATAAAAATATTTATAATAAAAATACCAAGAAAGTAACTAAAGAAATCAATCAAATTAATAGTTGGATTAAAGGCAGATTAGCTAGTATTCCCGATAAAAATCGAAAATTAGTGACAACAAATTCAGCAATGATTTATTATGTCAAAGCTTATGATATTCCCTATTCAGTCAATTTAGGTAATGTCAAAAATACAGGAAAATTGACAGATCCAAAAGTTAAAAATTTGGTTAGAGAGATTCAAAAATATCAAGTACCAACAATTTTTGCAGATACAAATACCAATTCTAATTTACTCGCACCTGTAGCGACAGCAGCGAAAGTAAAGGTTTTTCAAAGACCACTTTATATTGACGGACTAGGTGAACCAGGAAGTGACGGAGAAACCTATCAGAAAATGATGGCTGCTAATACAAGAACAATTGTAGAAGGATTGGGAGGAACATATTTGAAATTTGAGCCTAAAAATTCTCGAAATAAATAG